From the genome of Nicotiana tabacum cultivar K326 chromosome 17, ASM71507v2, whole genome shotgun sequence:
CTCGAGTTGGAAAGATTGCTTTATGAGGTTATATTGCTTAGTGTCAGTCTATTGGTTtactttgtaaaaaaaaaaatattacggACTTTTTCATCTTTCAAGTACCTGAAAAAAAAAACCCTGCTTTTAGTGTGCAATAAATTTCTTTGTTGTTAATCAATCAGAGAAACATAAGGATGGCTTTAGTCCTGAGGATCTCAAATTCTTTAAGGTTTGTTGTCACCTTACAAGCATCTAAACACTCCAGTCTGGTTTTGTACTATGGACTTTGAGAAATTCTATTTTATGTCGTTAAACTATCGTTAGAACAAAGTGGACAATGTGGCAGGGGTCACTCACTTGGAGTGTTTATTTCTCTTATATTAGAGCCGGCCTGCAACTTTGGGGATGCACTCTCACACTagcattgtgttttggaaaattTCCTGACGCAACTTTTAACTTGGATTTCTGAACATCACCTTAAGGTTTATGCCTCTGTTCTCAGATGATATGTAGTCAAAATTCAGATGATCTTGAGTTGATTAATTACTTGCTGATAGGAAATCATTGCATCAGTATCtgtcaaaaataaattaaaagaaaaggaaattattGCATCAAGTATGATAAGTTAGATCCTTGGAAAATTGTTTTGGCACTAAGAGATCCAAAGCAACATCTAGTTCCTGGGGGTGGGTGAGATTAAGATTCTTTAATGGTGTGAATGACATGCACATTTCTTCTTTTCCTAGCATATTGTCTTAATGTTGCTAGCTGTGCTCTGAACCCTTTCAGGTATATATGTTGGCGATGGTATGGTCATCCATTTCACTCGAGGTGCAGGTCAAGAGGTTGGAACTGGCACAGTGTTAGACCGCTTCATATTCAGCTCATCTCCTTCACGCCCCTCTGACTCCCCATGTCCAAGGTGTGGTGATCAATCAAAGGCCGAAGGTGTTATGTCATCATGCCTTGAATGTTTTCTTTATGGGGGTGAACTCTATCTTTTTCAGTATGGTGTCTCCCCAGGCCTATTTATTGCTAAAACTCGAGGAGGAACATGCACTCTTGCCCCTTCTGATCCACCGGAGCACGTCCTGCACCGTGCGGAATTTCTCCTTCAAAATGGTTTTGGGGTATACAACATTTTCAAGAACAACTGTGAGGATTTCGCTATCTACTGCAAGACCGGTTTGCTAGTCTTTACAAATATCAGTGTAGGTCGGAGTGGGCAGGCAACATCCTTTTTAGCTGCCACAACTGCTATTGTTTCATCACCACTGCGCTTTCTGACTACAAGCGTTTCTGGT
Proteins encoded in this window:
- the LOC107787445 gene encoding protein LEAD-SENSITIVE 1; translated protein: MPEPGSRWWTVPEMVGILSNKIQKDELKPGDHIYSWRNAYLYAHHGIYVGDGMVIHFTRGAGQEVGTGTVLDRFIFSSSPSRPSDSPCPRCGDQSKAEGVMSSCLECFLYGGELYLFQYGVSPGLFIAKTRGGTCTLAPSDPPEHVLHRAEFLLQNGFGVYNIFKNNCEDFAIYCKTGLLVFTNISVGRSGQATSFLAATTAIVSSPLRFLTTSVSGLAAVGYGVYCVSRFVSDIGVRRDVTKIPVERLVVCPGSQESEPATTDASKENPGSQESEPAATDASKEKES